One Solanum pennellii chromosome 9, SPENNV200 DNA segment encodes these proteins:
- the LOC107029340 gene encoding uncharacterized protein LOC107029340 → MASCDDDFSLLGDDNAAVAVTPTTTTANPNYHHQPFSSVRYKPVQIHPPPISAGSPKNISGDEDDGDGYSDNNAQSYHIGVNPYENDSIPFENDTNVNRSRGKSSNEKRADREDISDNGTPYSYKRSRISSSSGSGSGEYRKDREEWSDTAIACLLEAYMEKFVQLNRGNLRGRDWEEVAAMVSERCEKQSKSVEQCKNKVDNLKKRYKLERHRMSNGGLTISHWPWFKQMEQIVGNSISVKATSEEDKAIVPMNNSSTGRQPKRYGTAVPSPSGQIVKAKSSMSPRWRRVVLKISGAALAGMTPNTNDANNIDPKVATLLAAEVSIACRLGIEVAIVVGGRNFFCGETWVTSTGLERCTAYQIGMMATLMNSILLQSALEKVGVQTRVQSAFNMPELTEPYSRQRAMRHLEKGRVVIFGGIGAGTGNPLFSTDTVAALRASEIHADAILKATNVDGVYVCDSRNNNVVAEHISFRELVSGGDSPLDLMAVTLCEENAFPVVIFNLHGPGNLSRALCGEQVGTLIDQTGRVS, encoded by the exons ATGGCTTCTTGTGACGACGATTTCTCTCTCCTCGGTGACGATAACGCCGCCGTCGCCGTCACTCCCACCACCACCACCGCAAACCCTAATTACCACCACCAACCTTTCTCCTCCGTCCGGTACAAGCCTGTGCAAATCCATCCCCCGCCGATCTCCGCCGGTAGTCCGAAGAACATTTCCGGCGATGAAGACGACGGTGATGGATACAGCGACAATAACGCACAGTCGTATCATATCGGAGTGAACCCCTACGAGAACGATTCAATTCCGTTTGAGAATGACACTAATGTTAATAGATCGAGAGGTAAATCATCAAACGAGAAACGAGCCGATCGAGAAGATATCAGTGATAACGGGACACCGTATAGTTATAAGAGATCGAGAATCAGCTCATCCTCCGGTAGTGGCAGCGGAGAGTACCGGAAGgatagagaagaatggagtgaCACGGCGATAGCGTGTTTATTGGAGGCGTATATGGAGAAATTTGTGCAATTGAATAGAGGGAATCTTAGAGGGAGAGATTGGGAAGAAGTGGCGGCGATGGTGAGTGAAAGATGCGAGAAGCAATCGAAGAGTGTAGAACAGTGTAAGAACAAAGTTGATAATTTGAAGAAGAGGTATAAATTGGAGAGACATCGGATGAGTAATGGCGGCTTAACGATTAGTCATTGGCCATGGTTCAAGCAAATGGAGCAGATTGTTGGGAATTCGATATCAGTAAAAGCTACATCTGAGGAAGACAAAGCCATTGTTCCAATGAACAACTCCAGCACTGGCAGGCAACCGAAAAG ATATGGAACAGCGGTGCCTAGTCCCAGCGGACAGATTGTGAAGGCGAAATCTTCTATGAGTCCAAGGTGGAGAAGGGTAGTTCTTAAAATTAGTGGTGCTGCACTAGCTGGAATGACACCAAACACTAATGATGCAAACAACATCGATCCAAAG GTGGCCACACTACTTGCTGCAGAAGTCTCAATAGCTTGTCGTCTTGGTATAGAG GTGGCAATAGTTGTTGGCGGACGCAATTTCTTTTGTGGAGAGACATGGGTAACTTCAACTGGATTGGAGAGATGTACTGCCTATCAAATTGG AATGATGGCAACTCTGATGAACTCCATACTGCTGCAGTCGGCATTAGAGAAGGTTGGTGTGCAAACTCGTGTGCAAAGTGCATTTAACATGCCCGAGCTTACTGAGCCATACAGCAGGCAACGGGCTATGCGGCATCTTGAAAAAGGTAGAGTTGTGATCTTTGGTGGTATTGGAGCTGGCACAGGAAATCCACTCTTCTCAACGGATACAGTTGCAGCACTCAGAGCTTCTGAAA TTCATGCTGATGCCATACTCAAGGCTACAAATGTAGACGGTGTCTATGTCTGTGACTCCCGAAATAATAATGTTGTTGCTGAGCATATTTCCTTCAGGGAGCTTGTTTCCGGAGGAGATTCCCCATTGGACCTAATGGCTGTTACACTATGCGAGGAGAATGCATTTCCTG TTGTTATTTTCAATCTTCATGGGCCTGGAAATTTATCAAGAGCGTTATGTGGAGAGCAGGTGGGTACACTGATCGATCAGACAGGACGTGTTAGCTAG